One window of the Longimicrobium terrae genome contains the following:
- a CDS encoding TolC family protein, with product MKTIGRTLAMAALLGAVPAAAQTAAPRTIGYGEALLLALEQSAGVRLAQNAVSADAATVRQSRQQFLPSLQLTTSGAQSLGGTSVDNGSTGGVFGTTQSMNAGISSSLVLFDGSARSAQLRAAELGRDASTADLTRARQTAVFTVASGFTALQSAQEQLRVRREDLAAREAELAQIQAMVNARTRPVSDLYQQQASVAASRAQLVQAQRDVELGKTDLVQALQLDARGAYEFTVGDTDRIVPAANLSLDSLVNRALASRVDLAALQREEAAAQQGVRAAKAGTLPTVSVSAGYNTAFTSANDAALFDQLNDRRGGSVSIGVSLPLFDRGATSAATQRANLVVDNARIALETQRNNVAVEVRRAYLDHQAAGAQLEAAQAQLEAAQRALDASRERYRVGAAALLEVTQARALQVEAASAVVTARNALLLQRTVIAYYVGDLALPATAE from the coding sequence ATGAAGACGATTGGACGGACTTTGGCGATGGCGGCGCTGCTGGGCGCCGTGCCGGCCGCCGCACAGACCGCGGCGCCGCGCACCATCGGATACGGCGAAGCGCTTTTGCTGGCGCTGGAGCAGAGCGCGGGCGTGCGGCTGGCGCAGAACGCGGTTTCCGCGGATGCCGCCACCGTGCGGCAGAGCCGGCAGCAGTTTCTTCCCAGCCTGCAGTTGACCACCAGTGGCGCGCAGAGTCTGGGCGGCACCAGCGTGGACAACGGGTCCACGGGCGGCGTATTCGGCACCACGCAGTCGATGAACGCGGGAATCAGCAGCAGCTTGGTGCTGTTCGACGGCTCAGCGCGCAGCGCGCAGCTTCGCGCGGCGGAGCTGGGGCGGGACGCCAGCACGGCGGACCTCACGCGGGCGCGGCAGACGGCGGTGTTCACGGTGGCCAGCGGCTTCACCGCGCTGCAGAGCGCGCAGGAGCAGCTTCGCGTGCGGCGCGAGGATCTGGCCGCGCGCGAGGCGGAGCTGGCGCAGATCCAGGCGATGGTGAACGCGCGCACCCGGCCGGTGAGCGATCTGTACCAGCAGCAGGCGAGCGTGGCGGCGTCCCGCGCGCAGCTGGTGCAGGCGCAGCGCGACGTGGAGCTGGGCAAGACGGACTTGGTGCAGGCGCTGCAGCTGGATGCGCGCGGCGCGTACGAGTTCACCGTTGGCGACACGGACCGCATCGTTCCCGCGGCGAACCTGTCGCTGGATTCGCTGGTGAACCGGGCGCTGGCCAGCCGCGTGGACCTCGCTGCGCTCCAGCGGGAAGAGGCGGCCGCGCAGCAAGGCGTGCGCGCCGCCAAGGCGGGAACGCTGCCCACGGTTTCCGTCAGTGCGGGATACAACACGGCGTTCACCAGCGCCAACGACGCGGCGCTGTTCGACCAGTTGAACGACCGTCGCGGCGGATCGGTGTCCATCGGCGTGTCGCTGCCGCTGTTTGACCGCGGCGCCACCTCCGCCGCCACGCAGCGGGCGAACCTGGTGGTGGACAACGCGCGGATCGCGCTGGAAACCCAGCGCAACAACGTGGCGGTAGAGGTGCGGCGCGCGTACCTGGACCACCAGGCCGCCGGCGCGCAGCTGGAGGCCGCGCAGGCGCAGCTGGAAGCGGCGCAGCGGGCGCTGGACGCGTCGCGCGAGCGGTACCGCGTGGGCGCGGCGGCGCTGCTTGAGGTGACGCAGGCGCGGGCGCTGCAGGTGGAGGCGGCGAGCGCGGTGGTCACCGCCCGAAACGCCCTGCTGCTTCAGCGCACCGTGATCGCCTACTACGTGGGCGACCTCGCGCTTCCCGCCACGGCGGAGTAA